In Oxyura jamaicensis isolate SHBP4307 breed ruddy duck unplaced genomic scaffold, BPBGC_Ojam_1.0 oxyUn_random_OJ69071, whole genome shotgun sequence, the DNA window TTCTTACTTCATAAGTGATGAAAGGGTTGATGatcttttttacatttcaaataacTACaaatatgtacacacacacttCATATTACCGAAACCTTCtggaatatgtatttttttatacctgctacattttctcttttgttattCTTGCTTTCAGTTACTTCCACTGTATTGAAAACCTGTGTTAGTGTTGAGATCAGTTGCATGCATTCATTCTAGTGCATTAAGCTACTGACCAGAGTTATTAAAACATTAGTCTTATTatctttaaaggaaaagcaagaggAACAGATGCTGAGCACCCTGCCTCCTCCAACAGCTTCACAGATTAAAGCTATTGGTGTTGCCATTGAAAATGTAGTACAGGAGTTTGGCTTAAGTAATGAAGATTTAGAAAAAAGGCTCAACATTAAAACAGTGATGGAAGATGTGCTGCACCAAAAATTGCCAGGTATTATTTGTGATTTGTTCTAAATGCTAGCTATGTCAATTCTAAAAAAAACCATAAAGGTGAAAACTTAATTAAAAGCCTTGACTATTTGAATACTAAAACACTATATTTGGTTTCTAATCTGTTAACCAATATGAAGTGGCAATAAAATCTCATATCAGAATTAAGTTACAGAGGTGCTCATGACACAAACAGACCTGTAGTAAAAAGTAAAGATGAGCAGGACGTGGGGAGCATTTGATCTTCATGATAGGCCTTTACTAGCTACAGAATGAGAGATACGATTTATTAATTGACCTCTGTTCTATTGGAATATTCTTCTTGAGTTCTTGTGACTATTAAAACTAGAAGTAGGTGTAAGATCTATTGGTAATGTTGTAAAGTAGCTACAGACTTAATATTGGGTGTAGTATAAATGCATTATAAATCTTTTCTGTTGCAGAGTGCTCATTAAGATTGTATGGCTCCTCCTGTAGTGGATTTGGTTTCAAAACTTCAGACATAAACATAGATATCCAGTTTCCTGCCAGTGTAAGTAAGACTATTTCATTAAATCTGTCGGAGTGGTTTGCACCTTTAAGTAtagtttaaatataaattacaaaTTGATAATAGCACTTCTTATGAAAAAGCATTGGGAAAAACAGAGCTACCACATTAATACTGTCTTAAAATAACATGCTTTGCTTCATTGGGCCAGTAATGGTCAGGTAATGTAACATGACTTTGGGTTTTATCAAATCTTCCTtctaaaaattgaaaacagctgaaacatCTGGACTCCTAGCAGTCCTGTGGAACAGATCAAGTTATTTGTCTTCTCTTACAGCTGAATTAAATGGATGATCTTGCTTCTGTACTATATTACATGCATTAGAATTTAATTGCTATATTATTTATGAGCCATGAAACTATTTTACGTTGTTTGTTTGTGAGCTTATGTAAAGTCTTGATTTGTTATGCTTGttgtttctgtacatttttgtgcttgaaacttgaaaagaaattcaggatGGTGAAAACGGTATGCTTTCATGCTTAAACTCATTTCTGGTTTGACAGCCTCATAGCTAAAATCTTGCGTTTCatcagagaaacaaacattGAAATGTAATGGAGAAAAGAATGATCCATGCTCATAGAATACATataaaagctgttattttaatCTCTTACATGAGGTCCACTATTGTCAGAAGTCAATTGTATTTAAGCACattgaaacagtatttttcattgttgttttttttcacaactGAGTCTTTGATAGAAATGAGAATAGATTTACTTAGGGCTACTCCAGGATATTTTTCATCTGTCCTCTTTCTGATATGCTTTGATGATTATTAAGAATTAAGAGCAGGTTCTTCTCAGTTACTCTTACTGTTTCCCGCTTGCTTCcttctctggaagaaaaatggaactGTGCTAGaggcagtattttaaaattctatttgaattacagaaaatcacctttttcacagcagtgaaaacagatttattacttttattcaCAGATGAGTCAACCAGATGTTCTCTTAATTGTTCAAGAAAGTCTGCAGAACAGTGgtaagaaaaagatgtttcctTTTCGATTCAGTTAAACTAGTATTGCTTAGTAGTATCATATCCATCTAAAgatggaatcatagaatgtttcGTACTGGAAGGACATTAAAGATAATCTCATTCCATTACCCTCCTGCCAAGGGCAGGAACACTTGCCACTAGACCAGGtttcccaaagccccatccagtctggccttaTACACTTTCAGGcatggggcattcacagcttctctggacaacctgatcCACTGCCTCACTGTCTttatagtaaataatttcttcctaatatctaatgTAAAACTACCGTTTTTTAatccaaaactatttttccaCGTCCTATCACTACGCTCCCTGACACAGTCCCTCTCCTCCTTGAACAGTTAAACCACGTGACTGTGAgggtttttttaaataatttgaaactgaaaaatattgcagaaaataCTACATTGTCACAAGCAAAACTTACACTTGTGTTTATAGTCCGTTTTATGACTTCTGGAGTACCATCATTTCTGTCGATACCAAAAATTCCTAATGAGACATTATCTTGTgtattacaaaggaaaaaggtgGGATATGCTGCATCTCCTTCCCAAGACAGCTCTATTAACTATACATAGTACCAAAAGTAGCCTAGGCTCTTGTAACTTGTCATCGGACCATGTTGATTGTGGTCTGTTTTCTTACAACTGCATGACTATTAATGCAGTGAGCTAATGTACACATGTTTTTTCAGGTAATGAATACAACTGTATGTACTAATACAGGAAAGTAACATTTAAGGTCTTAAAAAATGCACTCAAACCGTTTAGAACAAACCCaggcaaaaaaatgaaagatgggaaagaaattttttccttttaaatacagattttgacAAGTAACTTATTGGCttttttgccttgctttgtGTCCATAGATCAGACTTCATGGTACCAAACAAGTACATTAAACGTGCATGTATTTTCTGACCTAGATTTTTCTATTAGCCTTTTCCTATGAGTCAAGAGATACAGGGACAGAGTAGTAGACATTTGAGGTACCTCAGTGGCAAAAGCAAGCCTACTGGATAGGTGGGAACAAGAGGATTTCAGTTTCACAGTTCTTAAGTTGAGTACCTAAAATTTTAGTTGTTTCTTCTGCACTTGACCCAGTGAAACAGTGAGGTATCAAGTAATAAGTCTAGTTTGGATCAGTATTTCTCCAGCTGGAAGGAGTGCAGTTGCATTTGTACTTCTTGGTGTTAAGattgaaaatgaagctgaattATATTTGGAAAGCTATATAAAGAATAGGGGGAGTGGAAGGGGGTAGAAGCATAGCAGGGAGACATGACTTCTTGTTGGGAAGCCTGTTTTAGTACTTACATAAGCAATGCTAGATTACCAGGGAAAATAAGATACATTGTTTTCATTACACCTAATACCAAGGTAACACTGTTTCTTTAATCTTTGGCGCTAACATTGTTTACAGGTATCACTGGTTTGTTTGTATGCCTGTAGTCCTAAAATTGTTCCAGAGTTTAATCTGCCTATGCTTCAGCTAGCACTTAAGCAAAGTATACCTGCTTAACTATACCTACTATATGtatgaattttgaaaagttcattttttcttaagcgtttttatttaagaaattgcTTATTAGAGTATAGACCACACTCTTCCTATTGCATTTGAAAAACTTACTTTAAAATAGTTGATAATTAATCTATTATCGGATCTGTTATACTGCATTCCTGGATGAGTTAATAAAATCACTAATTTTGAGATAATTTAGAAAATGAGTGTCAGAAAATAGCTGTACTTCTCTAGTTGCATCCACATCACAGTAtttgcacaaatacaggctgggtagAGAAgggattgagagcagccctgaggacaGGGGTGTGgagggtgttggttgatgagaagctcgacatgagccagcaatgtgcacttgcagcccagaaagccaaccacatcctgggctgcaccaaaagaaatgtggccagcaggtcaagggaggtgattttccccctctactctgctctcgtgagacccctCCTGGAGTACggcgttcagctctgggacccccagcacaagaaggacatggacatgTTAGTACGAgtctagaggagggccacaagaatgatcagagggctggagcatctctcctgtgaagacaggctgagggagctggggttgttcatcctggagaagagaaggctccaggaaaacctcattgcagccttcctgtacctaaagggggcctacaggaaagctggggagggactccttGTCAGCGATTGTATTGATACAAGGATTAaaggctttaaattaaaaaagggtagatttagattagaagtaatgaagaaattctttactcagagtaTGATAAGGAAGTGTAACAcgtttcccagagaagctgtggatgccccatccctggaggtgttcaagaccaggccggatggggctttgggcaacctggtctaagGGAGGGGTcactgcccatggcagggggttggaactggatgatctttaaggtcccttccaatccaaatcATTATTTGATTCAATGATATTTTTTGTCAATACCATAGTTAATgtggctttttctctttttttcctccctagaaTCATTTATTGAAGTTGATGCGGATTTCCATACTAGAATACCAGTGCTGgtgtgcagagaaaagcaaaggtcTCTGTTGTCACTTTGTGTGTTCAAATAGTATATAGCTATGTAAATTGTGTACCAACATCTGACAAATGACATTTCAGTACTAAGTTATTACAGTTCTGTAATAATGAAACATAAACTAACACTCATGGGCAAGTCATTCCTAGTCTAGAATAAGAGTGTAAGGGTTGTTCTGTCCTCAGCTGCGTATTTCCCAGTCCTTTCAACCATTACGGTTTCCAGTATATGCCTTTACTGCTCCATTTGGGATAACTGCTTAACAGGAGTTCCATTGCTGCTTTCTagatgtgataaatgattaagtcccaaataggatttttgtgatttattaagcgaatagaggcaagcaaacagcgctgggtgcaccgggagtctctgctctaccaggatgcacacctgttacatcaggtgtctgatttttatgctcctagactaatacatattcatcactactcgtagaaaaggcagggttattataattagttcctggaatccaaaccctctctggacgcatgcgtagcagtctctggaggtctttctgggggtctcttgtgctgaaggctcgtagtcttcctcccaggctttgtccttcggtcgtccttcaactccccctttctccttatttggtggatctctttgctggttatcagaggcttgtgcagcgtcccatgcaaaagtctgcagtttcctaaaaaaaactccttggtcctcttatctcccagactcgagtctcaatgttcgcccttcaaaccctctatttacacaaattgctggatcattcctttgcatgatacaagaactatgtacactaatcactctgtttttcttaaataggagcttatatttcatcatgcggccctagcattgttccatactgacacgaatcaaataaacacatttcagaatcccccatttcttttttttcatggtattgattcgtgtttttttattattattattattattattattattattattcaatcgagtcaatacttgctgaattggtaccaattttggatcttcttttgtttttattatcatcagggaatgggttttcccttaccc includes these proteins:
- the LOC118159251 gene encoding terminal uridylyltransferase 7-like; this encodes MKKLKKTRRSRRTRKDDYDHDDEVDGPVIDESQLSAKELLGLQQAEERLKRDCIYRLKKQPRSYPSAKYACKLCDVLIESVAFAHKHIKEKRHKKSIKEKQEEQMLSTLPPPTASQIKAIGVAIENVVQEFGLSNEDLEKRLNIKTVMEDVLHQKLPECSLRLYGSSCSGFGFKTSDINIDIQFPASMSQPDVLLIVQESLQNSESFIEVDADFHTRIPVLVCREKQRSLLSLCVFK